The Kaustia mangrovi genome has a segment encoding these proteins:
- a CDS encoding DUF2066 domain-containing protein codes for MIPASSRPGTPLRQGSHRAGRALRSPLALLAVLVTAAFLAAQAAPAHANPFTVSGVLVDAKAEDASAAKLKAIGEAQVIAFKRMIRRLSTEEAAKKLDTLGPATIGRMMASLSIEQERSGPGRYIARLTITFLPDEIRKLFANSGILFTEQTAEPAMLLAIWDGPDGPVLWGDSNPWGNAWRHIDTTNALTPLVIPLGDVADRSTVTAQQVLAGDPVHIEALTSRYDGKGLLVATARPAGDNTVHVTVTGSSAVGQINYEETITAKSGGDKAAARKAARRFLTAMQDRWKENRLTRYRPPAPEQTITLAIPFSGIGEWNRIRGRLLASRMISSVDVDSLSGNGAMVTMTYRYNLDALSLELRRRGFALTRAGNQWVLRQSY; via the coding sequence ATGATCCCCGCTTCATCTCGCCCCGGCACGCCGCTTCGCCAAGGCAGCCACCGCGCAGGCCGGGCGCTGCGCTCGCCCCTCGCCCTTCTGGCTGTTCTCGTTACCGCAGCGTTCCTTGCCGCGCAGGCCGCGCCCGCGCACGCCAATCCGTTCACCGTGTCCGGCGTTCTCGTCGATGCCAAGGCGGAGGACGCCTCCGCTGCCAAGCTCAAGGCCATCGGCGAGGCGCAGGTCATCGCGTTCAAGCGGATGATTCGCCGCCTGTCCACCGAGGAGGCCGCCAAGAAGCTCGATACGCTCGGCCCGGCGACCATCGGCCGGATGATGGCGAGCCTCAGTATCGAGCAGGAGCGTTCCGGCCCCGGCCGCTACATCGCACGTCTGACCATCACCTTCCTGCCCGACGAGATCCGCAAGCTGTTCGCCAATTCGGGAATCCTGTTCACCGAGCAGACGGCGGAACCCGCCATGCTGCTGGCGATCTGGGACGGGCCCGACGGCCCTGTCCTGTGGGGCGACTCCAATCCCTGGGGCAACGCCTGGCGCCACATCGACACGACCAACGCCCTCACCCCGCTCGTCATTCCGCTGGGCGACGTGGCGGACCGCTCGACCGTCACCGCGCAACAGGTGCTTGCCGGCGACCCCGTGCATATCGAGGCCCTCACCTCGCGCTACGATGGCAAGGGCCTGCTCGTCGCGACGGCGCGGCCGGCCGGCGACAATACCGTCCACGTCACCGTCACGGGCTCCTCCGCGGTCGGCCAGATCAACTACGAAGAGACGATCACGGCCAAGTCCGGCGGCGACAAGGCGGCGGCCCGCAAGGCCGCACGGCGCTTCCTGACCGCGATGCAGGACCGCTGGAAGGAAAACCGCCTGACCCGTTACCGACCGCCCGCGCCGGAGCAGACCATCACGCTCGCCATCCCGTTCTCCGGCATCGGCGAATGGAACCGGATACGCGGACGTCTCCTCGCCTCGCGCATGATCTCCAGCGTGGATGTCGACTCGCTGTCGGGCAACGGCGCGATGGTCACCATGACCTACCGCTACAATCTCGATGCGCTGAGCCTGGAACTCAGGCGGCGGGGGTTCGCGTTGACCAGGGCAGGCAACCAGTGGGTCCTGCGGCAGTCCTATTGA
- a CDS encoding CDP-alcohol phosphatidyltransferase family protein translates to MITIGRILLVPLTVWLIITGQFPAAFLVFIVAGISDAVDGFIAKHFGQTTELGAYLDPIADKLLLVSIYISLGFLNELPPWVVILVVSRDILIIGAVLLSWLVDKPVKVQPLVVSKINTVAQIVLACLVLAALAFGLALNSVILLCAIAVGILTVLSGAAYMREWLRHMANGLTGSP, encoded by the coding sequence ATGATCACCATAGGGCGCATCCTGCTCGTGCCCCTGACGGTCTGGCTGATCATCACGGGCCAGTTCCCGGCCGCGTTCCTGGTCTTCATCGTCGCCGGCATCTCCGACGCGGTCGACGGCTTCATCGCCAAGCATTTCGGCCAGACGACCGAGCTCGGCGCCTATCTCGACCCAATCGCCGACAAGCTGCTTCTGGTCAGCATCTATATCTCGCTCGGCTTCCTGAACGAGCTGCCGCCCTGGGTGGTGATCCTCGTCGTCTCGCGCGACATCCTGATCATCGGCGCGGTGCTCCTGTCCTGGCTCGTCGACAAGCCGGTGAAGGTGCAGCCGCTCGTCGTCTCCAAGATCAACACGGTGGCGCAGATCGTGCTCGCCTGCCTCGTGCTCGCGGCACTGGCTTTCGGTCTTGCGCTGAACAGCGTTATTCTCCTGTGTGCGATCGCAGTCGGCATATTGACCGTGCTCTCGGGCGCCGCCTACATGCGGGAATGGCTGCGGCATATGGCGAACGGGCTCACCGGATCGCCCTGA
- a CDS encoding AI-2E family transporter — protein MGSHENELPSAVTLRRQVIFWAVTFVVLVLCLYVLRQILLPFIAGLALAYFLDPVADWLERLGLPRLAATFVILGLFLLVFVLALLLVLPILGDQIASFAQKLPGYVNTLVARANELTPPWLLEMIQQSGPKLSGSLSDVASRLAGWIGSLLGSIWSGGMALVNLVSLAVVTPIVAFYMLVDWDRMVARVDSWLPRDHAETIRQLARQMNEAVAGFIRGQGTVCLSLGLFYAVSLTVAGLDFGLLIGILSGLLSFIPYIGSLVGGILSIGMALVQFWPDWIMVLTIAGIFAIGQFIEGNFLSPLLVGDRVGLHPVWLMFALFAFGYLFGFVGLLLAVPMAACVAVLVRYALKRYLSSPLYLGGSGPDPARAGGEAGQNSESDRTT, from the coding sequence ATGGGTTCACACGAGAACGAGCTTCCCTCCGCCGTGACATTGCGGCGCCAGGTGATCTTCTGGGCCGTGACCTTCGTGGTCCTGGTGCTCTGCCTTTATGTGCTGCGCCAGATCCTCCTGCCCTTCATCGCCGGGCTGGCGCTCGCCTATTTCCTCGATCCGGTCGCCGACTGGCTCGAACGCCTCGGCCTGCCGCGCCTCGCCGCGACCTTCGTGATCCTCGGCCTGTTCCTGCTGGTCTTCGTGTTGGCCCTCCTGCTCGTCCTGCCGATCCTCGGCGACCAGATCGCAAGCTTCGCGCAGAAGCTACCGGGCTATGTGAACACGCTGGTCGCGCGCGCCAATGAGCTGACACCGCCCTGGCTCCTGGAGATGATCCAGCAGTCGGGGCCCAAGCTCTCCGGCTCGCTCTCCGACGTCGCAAGCCGGCTCGCCGGCTGGATCGGCTCGCTTCTGGGCTCGATCTGGAGCGGCGGCATGGCGCTCGTCAATCTCGTCTCGCTCGCCGTCGTCACCCCGATCGTCGCCTTCTACATGCTCGTCGACTGGGATCGCATGGTGGCCAGGGTCGATAGCTGGCTGCCGCGCGACCATGCCGAGACGATCCGCCAGCTCGCCCGCCAGATGAACGAGGCGGTGGCCGGCTTCATCCGCGGCCAGGGCACGGTCTGCCTCTCGCTCGGCCTGTTCTACGCCGTATCCCTGACGGTGGCAGGTCTCGATTTCGGGCTGCTGATCGGCATCCTGTCGGGGCTCTTGAGCTTCATTCCCTATATCGGCTCGCTGGTCGGAGGCATCCTCTCGATAGGCATGGCGCTGGTGCAGTTCTGGCCGGACTGGATCATGGTCCTCACCATTGCCGGCATCTTCGCCATCGGCCAGTTCATCGAGGGCAACTTCCTGTCCCCGCTGCTCGTGGGGGATCGGGTGGGGTTGCATCCGGTCTGGCTGATGTTCGCGCTGTTCGCCTTCGGCTATCTGTTCGGCTTCGTCGGCCTGCTGCTCGCCGTGCCGATGGCGGCCTGCGTGGCGGTCCTGGTGCGCTATGCCTTGAAGCGCTATCTCTCGAGCCCACTTTATCTGGGAGGCTCCGGCCCCGATCCGGCGCGTGCCGGCGGCGAAGCGGGCCAGAACAGCGAGAGCGACCGAACCACGTGA
- a CDS encoding DnaA/Hda family protein: MSTTKPTGPGAGAQLVLDLGLRPAMGREDFLVAPSNEAAVAAIDRWPDWPAPVLVLVGPAGSGKTHLAEVWRTRCDAVRITARDLDEDMVKALGEAGTVILEDAPGPALNERALFHLVNHLRELGGYLLITSRSYPAQWAIALPDLATRLKAAAVTALSAPDDMLLRGVLVKLFQDRQIAVDEALISYMIARMERSMEAARTLVEEIDRRALAARAPVTRRFAGRVMDELSDPGEPDEE, encoded by the coding sequence GTGAGCACCACCAAGCCGACCGGACCGGGCGCAGGCGCGCAACTCGTCCTCGATCTCGGCCTGAGGCCCGCAATGGGCCGCGAGGACTTTCTCGTGGCACCGAGCAACGAGGCCGCCGTCGCCGCCATCGACCGCTGGCCGGACTGGCCGGCGCCCGTCCTTGTGCTCGTCGGGCCCGCCGGCAGCGGCAAGACCCATCTGGCCGAGGTCTGGCGCACGCGCTGCGATGCGGTGCGGATCACCGCGCGCGATCTCGACGAGGACATGGTGAAGGCGCTCGGCGAGGCGGGCACCGTGATCCTGGAGGACGCCCCGGGCCCGGCGCTCAACGAGCGTGCCCTCTTCCATCTCGTCAACCATCTGCGCGAGCTCGGCGGCTATCTGCTGATCACCTCGCGGAGCTATCCCGCGCAATGGGCAATTGCCCTGCCCGACCTCGCGACACGCCTGAAGGCGGCGGCCGTGACCGCACTGTCAGCGCCGGACGACATGCTTCTGCGCGGCGTTCTGGTCAAGCTGTTCCAGGACCGCCAGATCGCCGTCGACGAGGCGCTGATCAGCTACATGATCGCGCGCATGGAGCGCTCCATGGAGGCGGCCCGCACACTGGTGGAGGAGATCGACCGGCGGGCGCTCGCCGCACGCGCACCGGTCACGCGCCGCTTCGCCGGCCGTGTCATGGACGAGCTTTCAGACCCCGGCGAGCCCGACGAGGAGTGA
- the moaB gene encoding molybdenum cofactor biosynthesis protein B yields the protein MPGIDDNRPFIPIRIAVLTVSDTRSLEDDRSGTVLASRIEEAGHILADRTIVRDEPDEIRATVSAWIGDEAVDAVITTGGTGLTGRDITPEAVAPLFDKVIDGFSTVFHMISFPKIGTSTVQSRVTAGVAKGTYVFCLPGSPGACKDGWDGILANQLDYRYMPCNFVEIMPRLDEHLKRAKG from the coding sequence ATGCCCGGCATAGACGACAATCGCCCCTTCATCCCGATCCGCATCGCCGTCCTCACCGTATCCGACACCCGTTCCCTGGAGGACGACCGGTCGGGTACGGTGCTGGCGTCGCGCATCGAGGAGGCAGGCCACATCCTCGCCGACCGGACGATCGTCCGGGACGAGCCGGACGAGATCCGGGCGACAGTCTCCGCCTGGATCGGCGACGAGGCGGTCGACGCGGTCATCACCACGGGCGGCACGGGGCTGACCGGCCGCGACATCACGCCGGAAGCCGTCGCCCCCCTCTTCGACAAGGTCATCGACGGCTTCTCCACCGTCTTTCACATGATCTCGTTTCCCAAGATCGGCACCTCCACCGTCCAGTCGCGCGTGACCGCCGGCGTGGCGAAGGGCACTTACGTGTTCTGCCTTCCGGGCTCTCCCGGCGCCTGCAAGGACGGCTGGGACGGCATCCTCGCAAACCAGCTCGACTACCGCTACATGCCGTGCAATTTCGTGGAGATCATGCCGCGGCTCGACGAGCATCTGAAACGGGCCAAGGGCTGA
- a CDS encoding TIGR04282 family arsenosugar biosynthesis glycosyltransferase, producing MIANRLVIMAKAPMLGRVKTRLGREVGLVEATRCYRAMLWALVRRLGSDPRWQTWLAVAPDSAAAHAAWPPGVGVLGQGGGDLGCRMQRLFDRMPPGPVLIVGSDIPDIARRDIAEGFRALGANDAVFGPACDGGYWLVGQRRRPRIVRMFEGVRWSGPHALEDTLANLEGLRVARLRMLEDVDDMESYRRWRRQPLARFRCSSSRGMISTKLHGM from the coding sequence ATGATCGCGAACCGCCTCGTCATCATGGCGAAGGCGCCGATGCTGGGCCGCGTGAAGACGCGACTCGGCCGCGAGGTCGGGCTTGTGGAGGCGACCCGCTGCTATCGCGCGATGCTGTGGGCGCTGGTGCGCCGCCTGGGAAGCGACCCGCGCTGGCAGACTTGGCTCGCCGTCGCGCCGGACAGCGCGGCCGCCCACGCCGCGTGGCCGCCGGGCGTCGGCGTGCTCGGGCAGGGCGGGGGCGATCTCGGCTGCCGCATGCAGCGCTTGTTCGACCGGATGCCGCCCGGGCCCGTCCTCATTGTCGGCAGCGATATCCCGGACATCGCACGCCGCGACATCGCCGAGGGCTTCCGGGCGCTCGGGGCGAACGATGCCGTCTTCGGGCCGGCGTGCGACGGCGGCTACTGGCTCGTCGGCCAGAGGCGCCGGCCGCGCATCGTGCGCATGTTCGAGGGCGTGCGCTGGTCGGGCCCGCATGCGCTCGAGGACACGCTCGCCAATCTGGAGGGCCTGCGTGTCGCGCGGCTGCGGATGCTGGAGGATGTCGACGACATGGAGAGCTACCGGCGCTGGCGGCGTCAGCCCTTGGCCCGTTTCAGATGCTCGTCGAGCCGCGGCATGATCTCCACGAAATTGCACGGCATGTAG
- a CDS encoding TIGR04283 family arsenosugar biosynthesis glycosyltransferase translates to MLHRIMLTVVIPTLNAAGTLVPVLSSLVPGVISGLVKQLVVVDGGSHDETLDIADAAGGDIVRAKGGRGGQLAAGADAARGEWLLFLHADTLLEPGWEHEVRRFIEETQVSGDAERAAVFRFRLDDRGAWPRLLERIVGLRYWLMALPYGDQGLLISRAFYERLGGYSALPLMEDVDLVRRIGRRHLTRLAHTATTSADRYRREGYPRRMARNALCLTLYAAGVSLARIKRLYG, encoded by the coding sequence ATGCTGCACCGCATCATGCTGACGGTCGTCATACCCACGCTCAACGCCGCCGGTACGCTGGTACCGGTCCTGTCGAGCCTCGTGCCCGGCGTGATCTCGGGGCTGGTGAAGCAGCTTGTCGTGGTCGACGGCGGATCGCACGACGAGACGCTGGACATCGCCGATGCGGCCGGCGGCGATATCGTCAGGGCCAAGGGCGGACGGGGCGGGCAACTGGCCGCCGGTGCGGATGCGGCGCGCGGGGAATGGCTCCTGTTCCTGCATGCCGACACGCTTCTCGAACCGGGCTGGGAGCACGAGGTGCGGCGGTTCATCGAGGAGACGCAGGTCTCGGGCGACGCCGAAAGGGCGGCCGTCTTCCGCTTCAGGCTCGACGACCGCGGTGCCTGGCCGCGCCTCCTGGAGCGGATCGTCGGCCTGCGCTACTGGCTCATGGCTCTGCCCTATGGCGATCAGGGCCTGCTCATCTCGCGCGCCTTCTACGAGCGGCTCGGCGGTTACAGCGCCCTGCCGCTGATGGAGGATGTGGACCTCGTGCGCCGGATCGGTCGGCGCCATCTCACCCGGCTTGCCCATACGGCGACGACGAGCGCCGACCGCTATCGCCGGGAGGGGTATCCGAGGCGGATGGCGCGTAACGCGCTGTGCCTCACGCTCTACGCCGCCGGCGTGAGCCTCGCCCGGATCAAGCGGCTCTACGGATGA
- a CDS encoding PA0069 family radical SAM protein, which yields MTTLIDHRPSAPQVPPPPGHERGRGARSNASGRYEREARLIFDDGWGTLEEETRLSTSVTEERPKTIITRNSSPDIGFDRSINPYRGCEHGCSYCYARPSHAYMGLSPGLDFESRLFAKPNAPELLRRELSDPKYTPRTIALGTNTDPYQPIERQYRITRGILEVLAELDHPVGIVTKSALVTRDIDILGPMAEKGLAKVALSVTTLDPSLSRAMEPRASTPARRLRALEMLNNAGIPTAVMVAPVIPALNDREIEAILKAASAAGVGEAGYVLLRLPLEVRDIFREWLMAERPDAAGHVLSLIRSMREGKDYDATWGRRQTGTGPYAWTMGRRFELACKTLGLNRRRLSLNTDLFKRPPQKGEQLSLL from the coding sequence ATGACGACGCTGATTGACCATAGGCCGTCCGCCCCCCAGGTGCCTCCGCCTCCCGGCCATGAGCGGGGCCGGGGCGCGCGCTCCAATGCGAGCGGGCGCTACGAGCGCGAGGCCCGCCTGATCTTCGACGACGGCTGGGGAACGCTGGAGGAGGAGACGCGGCTTTCCACCTCGGTGACCGAGGAACGGCCGAAGACCATCATCACACGCAATTCCTCGCCCGATATCGGCTTCGACCGGTCGATCAATCCCTATCGCGGCTGCGAGCACGGCTGCTCCTACTGCTATGCCCGCCCGAGCCATGCCTATATGGGCTTGTCTCCGGGGCTCGATTTCGAGAGCCGGCTGTTCGCAAAGCCCAATGCGCCGGAGCTTCTGCGCAGGGAGCTTTCGGATCCGAAATACACGCCCCGCACCATCGCGCTCGGCACCAATACCGACCCCTATCAGCCGATAGAGCGGCAATACCGCATCACGCGCGGCATTCTGGAGGTGCTCGCCGAGCTCGACCACCCGGTCGGCATCGTCACCAAATCCGCGCTTGTGACGCGCGACATCGACATTCTGGGCCCCATGGCGGAGAAGGGGCTCGCCAAGGTCGCGCTCTCCGTGACGACCCTCGATCCGTCGCTCTCGCGCGCCATGGAACCGCGCGCCAGCACGCCTGCAAGGCGGCTTCGCGCTCTGGAGATGCTGAACAATGCGGGCATCCCGACCGCTGTCATGGTGGCCCCGGTCATCCCGGCGCTCAATGACCGCGAGATCGAGGCGATCCTCAAGGCCGCCTCGGCCGCCGGCGTGGGCGAGGCCGGCTACGTCCTCCTGCGCCTGCCGCTGGAGGTGCGCGACATCTTCCGGGAATGGCTCATGGCGGAGCGGCCGGACGCGGCTGGCCACGTCCTCTCCCTCATCCGCTCCATGCGCGAGGGCAAGGACTACGACGCGACCTGGGGCCGCCGCCAGACGGGCACCGGCCCCTATGCCTGGACCATGGGCCGGCGGTTCGAGCTCGCCTGCAAGACGCTCGGTCTGAACAGGCGCCGCCTGAGCCTCAATACGGACCTCTTCAAGCGTCCGCCGCAAAAGGGCGAGCAACTCAGCCTGCTGTGA
- a CDS encoding ribonuclease HII — translation MAGVDEAGRGPWAGPVVAAAVVLDPRNIPEGLDDSKRLTAQRREALFEEIMARAHAVAVEAPVERIDRDNIHRATLWAMAEACRALPVAPASALIDGRHCPPLACRTHALIGGDGLSLSIAAASIVAKVTRDRLMVALGRDYPEYGFERHKGYGTPEHRMVLDLLGPTPHHRRSFAPIRALVERAPAD, via the coding sequence GTGGCGGGGGTGGACGAGGCCGGCCGCGGCCCCTGGGCCGGGCCCGTCGTCGCCGCGGCCGTCGTGCTCGATCCGCGGAACATCCCCGAGGGGCTCGACGATTCCAAGCGCCTCACCGCGCAGCGCCGCGAGGCGCTGTTCGAGGAGATCATGGCCCGCGCCCACGCTGTCGCCGTGGAGGCGCCGGTGGAGCGGATCGACCGCGACAACATCCATCGGGCCACATTGTGGGCCATGGCGGAGGCCTGCCGGGCCCTGCCCGTCGCCCCCGCCTCAGCGCTGATCGACGGGCGCCACTGCCCCCCGCTCGCTTGCCGGACGCACGCACTGATCGGCGGCGACGGACTGTCGCTCTCCATAGCGGCGGCCTCCATCGTCGCCAAGGTCACCCGCGACCGGCTGATGGTCGCGCTCGGCCGCGACTATCCCGAATACGGCTTCGAGCGGCACAAGGGCTATGGCACCCCGGAGCACCGCATGGTGCTCGACCTGCTCGGCCCCACCCCCCATCACAGGCGCTCCTTCGCGCCCATTCGCGCGCTCGTCGAAAGAGCGCCCGCCGATTAA
- a CDS encoding site-specific DNA-methyltransferase translates to MGIASRSDIRPFHDTVLADDCLQALDRLPAKSVDLIFADPPYNLQLKGELLRPDNSRVNGVDEQWDRFTGFEHYDEFTRAWLEACRRVLSDTGTIWVIGSYHNIFRMGTVLQDLGFWILNDVVWRKTNPMPNFRGKRFTNAHETLIWAAKDSDQKRYTFNYEAMKALNDDLQMRSDWVLPICTGGERMKDGDGNKLHPTQKPESLLHRVILSSSNPGDVVLDPFFGTGTTGVVAKRLGRHYIGIEREPAYIEAAEARLAATEPADPDAVKVSAGKRAEPRIPFGSIVERGLIKPGTTLYDPRKRHAAKVRADGSLACENATGSIHKMGAHVQGVEACNGWTFWHLRRGKDFVPIDMIRQEVRAEVATA, encoded by the coding sequence ATGGGGATTGCGTCACGGTCGGACATCCGGCCCTTTCACGATACTGTACTGGCCGACGACTGCCTTCAGGCACTCGACCGGCTGCCCGCCAAATCCGTCGATCTGATCTTTGCCGACCCGCCCTACAACCTTCAGCTCAAGGGCGAGCTGCTGCGCCCCGACAATTCGCGCGTCAACGGGGTCGACGAGCAATGGGACCGGTTCACGGGCTTCGAGCACTATGACGAGTTCACCCGCGCCTGGCTGGAAGCCTGCCGCCGGGTCCTGTCGGACACCGGCACCATCTGGGTGATCGGGAGCTACCACAACATCTTCCGCATGGGCACCGTGCTGCAGGATCTGGGCTTCTGGATCCTCAACGACGTGGTCTGGCGCAAGACCAATCCGATGCCGAACTTCCGCGGCAAGCGTTTCACCAACGCCCATGAGACGCTGATCTGGGCGGCCAAGGACTCCGACCAGAAGCGTTACACCTTCAATTACGAGGCCATGAAGGCTCTGAACGACGACCTTCAGATGCGCTCCGACTGGGTGCTGCCGATCTGCACGGGCGGCGAGCGCATGAAGGACGGGGACGGCAACAAGCTGCACCCCACCCAGAAGCCGGAATCCCTGCTCCACAGGGTGATCCTGTCCTCGTCCAATCCGGGCGACGTGGTGCTCGATCCGTTCTTCGGCACGGGCACGACCGGCGTCGTCGCCAAGCGCCTCGGCCGCCACTATATCGGCATCGAGCGCGAGCCGGCCTATATCGAGGCGGCCGAAGCGCGGCTCGCCGCGACCGAGCCGGCCGACCCCGACGCGGTCAAGGTGTCGGCAGGCAAGCGCGCGGAACCGCGCATCCCGTTCGGCTCCATCGTCGAGCGCGGGCTCATAAAGCCGGGCACCACGCTCTACGATCCGCGCAAGCGCCATGCCGCCAAGGTGCGCGCCGACGGCTCGCTCGCCTGCGAGAACGCCACCGGCTCCATCCACAAGATGGGCGCCCATGTGCAGGGCGTGGAGGCCTGCAACGGCTGGACCTTCTGGCATCTTCGCCGCGGCAAGGATTTCGTGCCCATCGACATGATCCGCCAGGAGGTGCGCGCCGAGGTCGCCACCGCCTGA
- a CDS encoding A/G-specific adenine glycosylase, with amino-acid sequence MLREWAGLGYYARARNLHKCAREVVERHGGQFPQEVDALKGLPGIGVYTSAAIAAIAFDRPAAAVDGNVERVMARLFAVEEPLPDAKPRLKAHAENLVPQERAGDFAQALMDLGATVCAPRKANCLICPWSDPCQGRARGLAEELPRKRRKAKRPTRSGIAFWVERADGAVLLRRRPEQGLLGGMLEVPSSPWAVADEADASPASAAPLTVPWQALPGRVEHTFTHFHLELEVWRAQEPVDHEADGRAGYRWVARADLDGEALPNVMRKVVRHVLGPDWDRPVRESGVASGA; translated from the coding sequence ATCCTGCGCGAATGGGCGGGGCTCGGCTATTACGCGCGGGCCCGCAATCTCCACAAATGCGCAAGGGAAGTCGTCGAGCGCCATGGCGGGCAGTTCCCGCAGGAGGTGGACGCGCTGAAGGGACTGCCGGGGATCGGCGTCTACACCTCCGCGGCCATCGCGGCGATCGCGTTCGACCGGCCGGCAGCGGCCGTCGACGGCAATGTGGAGCGCGTGATGGCGCGGCTCTTCGCCGTCGAGGAGCCCTTGCCGGATGCCAAGCCGCGCCTGAAGGCCCATGCGGAGAACTTGGTGCCGCAGGAGCGGGCGGGCGACTTCGCCCAGGCGCTCATGGATCTCGGCGCGACGGTGTGCGCGCCGCGCAAGGCGAACTGCCTGATCTGTCCGTGGTCGGATCCTTGCCAGGGACGGGCGCGCGGCCTTGCCGAAGAGCTGCCGCGCAAGAGGCGCAAGGCGAAACGCCCGACGCGCTCCGGCATCGCCTTCTGGGTGGAGCGGGCGGACGGCGCCGTGCTGCTGCGCCGCCGGCCCGAACAGGGCCTGCTCGGCGGCATGCTGGAGGTCCCCTCGAGCCCCTGGGCGGTGGCTGACGAAGCGGACGCCAGCCCGGCCTCCGCCGCGCCGCTCACCGTGCCGTGGCAGGCGCTGCCCGGGCGGGTGGAGCACACCTTCACGCATTTCCATCTGGAGCTTGAGGTGTGGCGCGCGCAAGAGCCGGTCGATCACGAGGCGGATGGCCGGGCGGGGTATCGCTGGGTGGCGCGCGCCGATCTCGACGGGGAGGCTCTGCCGAATGTCATGCGCAAGGTCGTGCGCCATGTGCTGGGGCCGGACTGGGACCGGCCGGTGCGCGAAAGCGGAGTCGCTTCAGGGGCGTAG
- a CDS encoding DUF721 domain-containing protein: MSKPLWNHFAGLTRATFERYGFAYAEILSQWPAIVGEELAAISQPERLRWPRLSPLEAEDSKARRQRKYGGTLVIRVTHGRALEVQHDTPRIMERINSYYGYAAIAELKVIQGPLARRGDRGAHPPAPPTLDAPEERALRREISDIEDDGLRKALHRLGRGVKTRSRHPRKTA; this comes from the coding sequence ATGTCCAAACCCCTCTGGAACCACTTCGCAGGGCTGACACGCGCGACATTCGAGCGCTACGGCTTCGCCTATGCCGAGATCCTGTCGCAATGGCCGGCTATCGTGGGAGAGGAACTGGCGGCGATCAGCCAGCCGGAACGCCTGCGCTGGCCCCGGCTCTCGCCGCTCGAGGCAGAGGACAGCAAGGCGCGGCGCCAGCGCAAATATGGCGGCACGCTGGTGATCCGCGTCACGCACGGACGCGCGCTGGAGGTGCAGCACGACACGCCGCGCATCATGGAGCGGATCAACAGCTATTACGGATATGCGGCCATCGCGGAGCTGAAGGTCATCCAGGGGCCGCTTGCCCGGCGCGGCGACCGTGGCGCCCACCCGCCCGCGCCCCCGACGCTCGATGCGCCCGAGGAGCGCGCGCTCAGGCGCGAGATATCCGACATAGAGGATGACGGGCTGCGCAAGGCGCTGCACCGGCTCGGCCGCGGCGTGAAGACCAGGAGCAGGCACCCGCGCAAGACCGCGTGA
- a CDS encoding DsbA family protein, with protein sequence MKLDRRKLVTGTMALGIAAGLDGYFGLNGRSGFGPASAEAAAADADPAELAKPGPMGDMALGEEDAPVTIVEYASMTCPHCANFHTETFPKLKEEFIDTGKVRFVFREFPFDDLALAAFMVARCAPEDKYFPMIDILFEQQSTWAGRGADPREELFKIAKLSGMTREKFDACLKDEEIARGIMAVRERGANEFGIDSTPTFFVNGKLLSGNRPLEEFENAINAALG encoded by the coding sequence ATGAAACTAGATCGTCGAAAGCTTGTGACCGGAACCATGGCCCTCGGCATCGCAGCCGGGCTCGACGGCTATTTCGGGCTCAATGGCCGGTCGGGATTCGGGCCCGCAAGCGCCGAAGCCGCAGCGGCGGATGCCGATCCCGCCGAGCTCGCCAAGCCGGGCCCGATGGGCGACATGGCGCTGGGCGAGGAGGACGCGCCGGTCACCATCGTCGAATACGCCTCGATGACCTGCCCGCACTGCGCGAACTTCCACACCGAGACCTTCCCCAAGCTGAAGGAAGAGTTCATCGACACGGGCAAGGTGCGCTTCGTGTTCCGCGAATTCCCGTTCGACGATCTCGCGCTCGCCGCCTTCATGGTCGCGCGCTGCGCGCCGGAGGACAAGTATTTCCCGATGATCGACATCCTGTTCGAGCAGCAGTCGACATGGGCCGGGCGCGGCGCCGATCCGCGCGAGGAGCTGTTCAAGATCGCCAAGCTCTCCGGCATGACGCGCGAGAAATTCGACGCCTGCCTGAAGGACGAGGAAATCGCCCGCGGCATCATGGCGGTGCGCGAGCGCGGCGCGAACGAGTTCGGCATCGATTCCACACCGACCTTCTTCGTCAACGGCAAGCTGCTGAGCGGCAACCGGCCGTTGGAAGAGTTCGAGAACGCCATCAATGCGGCGCTCGGCTGA